CCCGGTTGCGCATTTTTCAAGAAAACGTACAGCGGGTGGGTGTTTTTGCCGTTGACGTCGATTTTGCCGAACATGGGGAAGGTGACGCCGTAATTCAGTTTGCAGAATTTCTTGATCTCGGCGGCCGATCCCGGCTCCTGGTTTCGGAATTGGTTGCAGGGAAATCCGAGCACCGCGAATCCGCGGTCTTTGTAGGTCTCGTACAGCTTCTCCAAGCCCTCGTATTGCGGCGTGAACCCGCATTTGCTGGCGGTGTTGACGATCAGTAAAACCTTGCCCTTGTACTCGGCAAGCGAGGCGTCGTTTCCGTCGAGGGTCTGGGCGTGGAAGTCATAAACCGTTTTCGTCATCTCGGCGTCACCTTCCGCTAAAGCGATTGGTTGTTGCCAATACGTCCGAATCAGCAGAAAGCCGAACGCTACGGCAAACAGGACAATGTAACGGAGGACGCGGGCTTTTCCGAAAATCATGCGGTAACCTCATCATTTTCCAGTTTGTTTTTTCATGTCGATTCACAGGAAAGATAACCCACGGTTGCCGATCGGCAAGACGCACGGGGCAATTAATTACCGGCGGCGAAGGGGTGTTACCCGTGGCGGCGGCCGGATACAATATCTTGTTTTTTAAAGAGGGGTGGCTCATGAAGACCAAGGCGCACAATCTGTTTTTCCTGTTTTTGTTGATTGTCGTGGTGGCTTTCGCATTCGGTTGCGGCGACGACGATGACGACGACGACGACAACGACGACGATTCTGCGGTCACTGATGATGACGACGACGACGATAACGACGACGACAACGACGACGATGATGACGACAACGACGATGATGACGATGACAACGACGACGACAACGACGACACGTACCCGCCGCCCGAGATAAATCCAGACGCCAAGGCCGATGCGTTTCGACTTCTTTATCGCGAACGCAGCGAGCGTGCGGCGCTGGCGCTCAACCGCTTCGGCTTGGCTGGCGACGCCGTGTTCGCCAATGCTTTCGACACGGTGTACTACGCGAAAACCGGCGACGAGTACGAGGTGGTGCCGGGTCCCGACAACAACAGCCCCATCGGCATGACCGCGTTTTCGACGTGGAAGCTATACCAGGCCATCGGCGGGCGTTTCTTGGAGCTATCGCTGATCCGTATGTTCGAGGGCTTGGCATTCAACGAGGCCGTTTCGGGCCATCCGGGCTTGACCTGCCGCGAGGCGCTGCCGGCGTGGAAGCGCGTCATGAACGGCGTGGACGGAACCATCGACCGCACGCGCCTGGGCGAGGCGATCACGCCGCCGGTTACCTACCCGTCGGACCTGGAGCAGGAAATACTCGACACGTTCTACGAGGACGTTGTGTTCACGTACCGGGAAAACCCCGAGGAATATTACTTCAACCACAAGGCGATTCAGTCCCTGGCCAGCTTTGCCGTGTCATGGTCGCAACACCAATTGCCGAACTACCTGCGCCTGAGTGAGTGCTGTTCGTCGTGGAAGCGCGTGCCGGAAGGGTATCAGTGGGAAGGAGCCTATTGGGGCAACCATAATTCGCGAGACAACTTCACCGATTACGCGATGGGGTATCTCGCGGCGTTCGAAGCGCTGCAAACTCGTGACTTGCCCGCGGACGTGCGGCAGGCCGCGCAACGAGCCGCCGACGCCGGTAACCGCACGGGTGATGCGATTGCCGAGGCGGGCATGATTCAAATGACCGTCGACGAATTCACGGACTACGAAACCCTCACGCCGGCTGGACACAATCGCCCCGACGGCCACTGGGAAATCGAATGGCAGGATTTGGGCAGCCTCGGTTCCTGCACGATGGTGTACATGGCGCAGGCCGTCAGCAGCGAGGGGCTGCAGCACCCGGTGCCCGCCTTGCCCATGCCGGGCGATTTCGTCTCGCAGGGCATCCAGCACATCTTCGATTTGCTGGGCTGGCCGCTGACCGCGCCGGTGCCCAACTGCACGAGCATCGACGACGCCTATTTGGGCGCGACGTGGGGCGACTTGTTGGGCTTCGAGGTACTGGGGGTGCCGTGGTACGACGTGGCGCACTTCTTGGGGCTCCTCTACCCCGATTTGTGGTTCGGTTTGCTGGGCAGCACGGTGGACGATTTCGAAGAAATGGTGCTGGGCGCCGTGGCGCTTTGTGAGTACGCGCGTTATGCGAATGACGACCCGCTGTACCGCGAGGCGCGCCAGACGCTGCAGAACTTGATGGATATCACGTACATTCTCGTCGACCTGGTGTACGGAATCAAAGACGACGCCGTCGCCTGGGAAAAAGCGCACGCCGAATTGGGAGAGGAGGCGGACGCCATTCTCTCCAATGTGGGCAACCTGCGGTATATGGCGGCGCTGTACGGCCGCATGTACGACTTGGATACGCCGCTGGCGGATTTCGCCGGATTCGACTTGGGTGATGAGCGAATCGCCCTCCTCGAAGAACATCTCACCATGCCGGATACCGAAGAACGGCCGCTGATGACCGATCAGCAGATTTACGACTCGATCCTGCATCCCGACTACGGCTTCCTTTGGAGCCGCAACACCTGGATTCAGGATCGCTATCTCGACGTGTGGGGCGATATGGTGCCGGTGCGGCGCGCGGGCGACGGGTACGAGTGTATCGGCACCGACGGCGAGTGGCAGGCGACTGAAAACGACCACCACCGGCGTTTTTCGGAAATCATGTTGTGGCATGAGGCGTATCTGTGCACGACCGATCCGCACACGCTGGACTGCGCGTGGGCGAAGCTGGGTTGCGGCGTCGTGGATCTGGACGGCAGCGGTCTTGTCGACGACGCCGACAGTTCGCTGTTCAATCACGCCTGGTCGCTCCACGGCCAGGGAGCCGCCTGCGATGAGCAGAATGATTGGTGCGACGGCGCCGATTTGGATCGCAGCGGGGAGCTCGACGCCGAAGACCAGAGCTTTTTACTTGCGGCCAAAGGGTGTCGCGTCGAGTGAACCAGCCGCCACGCGGCAAAATATCGAGGGCCGATTCATCCGTGGGAAAAACGGATTCGGCAGAACCTCTAGACAAAGCCAACCCTCAAACCGCATAACCGGCTTGCAAAAAGTCCAATATCGACACTTTCGAGGTGTTAAGTCTTGCCTTACCGCCAAAGAGCAGGGAGAATTGCGGTTGACGATTGAAAACAAAGATGGTGGGAGGTGTGTGATGATGAAGTGATTGGCTTTGTTGGCTTTTCTTGTGTTGATGGTGGTTTTCGTTATCACAGTTGCCGGCTGCGACTGCGGCGACGACGATGATGACGACGACGCTAATGCAAGCGATGACGACAGCGGTGATGATGATAGCGGCGACGATGATAGCGGCGACGATGACACGGCAGGCGACGATGACACAACCGCCGATGACGATACGACGGGGGACGACGATGACGATGATGATGACACGCCGATTTCGTACCCGACGGCCAATTGTATTCCTCCGGTTGATTATGACGGCGATGGCGAGAATGAAATTTTCATGAGTATGTACACCTCCACTTCCGAGAGGCAAACGCACTACATGTTGCTGGATCCAAGCACCTGGACTCAGGAAACGATCCTTTCCTACGTCGGCGATGGTCTATACCCGGACGTTTCGATGGCTGATTTCGACAACAACGGAATTTGGGATGTGGTCGTCTCGCTGAGAACCATCTCCCCCAAAGCACTACCCGTCGGCAGCTATGAGATTTACATGAATGGTGAGTTTTCTGAGCCCGCGCAGGAGTTTGGTCCATTTGAAGACTGCGACGCGCGTGCCATGCCCCTCGACATCGACAACGACGGCTTTCCGGAATTGTTGATCAACATTGCAGGCGGCGGATGCAAAGGCGGCAAGTCCGGGGAAGTGTATCGCGTATTGGATCCCGCCAACGAGTGGGCAATGGCCGTCGAGATTAGCGGTGGAGCGACAGAATTCCTTTCGTTTCTGCACAACGCCGAGGGCACGTCCGTTTTCCCGACGGCGGCCAGCGTGACCGCTTCGGACGTTCACGAGTTGGTGGTGCGGGTTGAATATGAGGACGGAGGCAGCACCTACGAGCAATTTCGTGTCTATGACACGCAAACCGGCGCGCGGAATGCAGTATCCGACCCGATCAATGTTGGTATCCCCGGTTATTCAAGTTTTCGTCTTGGCGACCTCGACGGCGACGGCACCCACGAAATATTTATGTTCCGCACCTATACCGACCCGATTACCTTGATCAAGACTTCCCAGGTAATCATTCTGGGAGGGGCGGATCTCGACGAGGTGTTCTCGACGACGGAAGTGACGGATCTTTACACTAGCGCCGGTCCCGTCGCGGATTTCAATCTGGACGGAGTGAACGACATCATCTCGACCTTGAGTTCGCCTTCGACCGGAACGGCGTATACCGGCTACACCGGCGTCGGTGGATACGCGGAGCTTTTCGATTTCTCGTCCCCGGTCGGTCACAGCAGCGGCGTGGCGTACTACTTTGGACGCAACGACGCAGTAATCGGCTATGATTTCACCGGCGACGATAACCCGGATCTCGCGTTGTACGACAGTTATCCGGGAGGCAGCGGCCGCGTCGGCGAGCTTAGCTTCTTTGATATCGATTCGAACACGCTTGGCGCGGCGGTGCGGACGATTGACCTGGGCGCGTCGGGAAACATGCGGGTATCGCTGACCGATTTCGCCAACGACGGCGCGCTCGATTTAGCGCTTCTGTCCACGTACACGACTTGGACCGGTTCGGAATGGGAATACGACCTCACCATGCAAGTGTTTCAGGGCGAAGCCCTCACGGAAATTTTCAACCATGACGCCGGCTCCCATAGCACACAGTATATCGAAACGAATTTCGACCTGACTGGAGATTGGGCGCCCGATTTGATCTTGTTCGACTGGGACTACACTTCGCCGGTTCACAACACGGCACATGTTTTTGACTGCGACGCGACGGGCTGCAGCGAAGTGGGGATCATCGCGGGCTCTGGGTTTACCGTCATGTTCTATGGGCCGTTTTTATAGGCCGGAGGAGCAGCCGCCGGGGAGGAAGGTAAGAGCTGATGCGGTTTGGGGCGCTGTTCCCGATCATATTGGGTTTGGTTTTTCTATGCCTCGCCGTTGCTTGCAGCGGCGACGACGATGACGATGACGACGACACCGGCTTGCCCGGTGATGACGACGACGACGACAATGACGATAACGACGACGATAATGACGACAACGACGACGACGATAACAACAACGATAACGACGACAATGACGACGACGATTTCAGCCCGCCGCCCTCGGTACCTATCCTGAATGTGCTCGCCGAAGACGCCGTGACCTATATGGGGCCGCCGGTTGTTTTCAACTCTTCCTGCGGCGACCTGTGGCCGACGGCATGGGCCGACGACGGCAACCTCTACGCCGCTAATGGCGACGGCTTCGGCTTCGGTTGGGTTTGGGCGGATATGAAGGTCAGCCGCTTATGGGGCGAACCGCCGGACATGGAAGGGGAACAGATCGAGCAGGCTTGGGGGCAACACCTGGGCCGCTTGTGGCCGCCGCAGGGCTGGAAGGTCTCGCATAAGCCGACGGGCATCACCTGCGTCGATGGTCGACTGTATCTGTTTTATCAGAACTTGAAGAACTTCCTTTCCGACAACGAATTTGGCGATGCGCCGGCCGCTTCGATCTCGTGGTCCGACGATTACGGGCGCACGTGGGACTGGGACGATACGGCCCCGATGTTCCACGACCACGTTTTCACCACGGGGATGTTCCTCGACTACGGCCGCTGCAACCAATACGCCATGGATGAGTACGTTTATGTGTACGGACTCGACTACAACTGGCGCTACTCGGAAGGGTATCGCTCGACGAAGATGTACCTGGCGCGCGTGCTCGCCGACCGCATCCCCGAACGCGACCAATGGGAGTTCTTCACCGGCCTGGACGGCGGGCAGCCGACGTGGTCCTACGACATCGAGCAGAAGGCACCGGTGCTGCAGGATGAAACCGAGTATGCCGGTTTGACCGGCGTGTCCCAGGGCTCGATCGTCTACATTCCGGCGTTGAACCGATATTTGTATTCGACGTGGTCGGATTCGGCCTGGATTTTCCACGAGGCCGAGTTCCCGTGGGGGCCGTGGACTCGCTGCGGCATCAAGCCTTGGCACGAACAGCCCGGATCGGAAGATTGGATGGGGGGCTACGCCACGGTCATTCCGTCACGCTATTTGGATGCCGACGGGCGCGGCGGTTGGCTGGTGTCCTCGCTTCTGGACCTCTACGAAAACCGCTACTACCGCTACGGCATGCGGCGTTTTGAGATCGAAATCGAGTAAAGTGATATACATCTGATTGTTTAATAAGCGTAAATTATATATCCGCTAGCTCCACGAAACATCCACGAATACCGTGTGCGTGTCGTCATTGACGATCACGTAGCCACCGTTGCCGTTTCCGTCGGCGTGAAACAATCGGAAATGCGTGCCGAATTCCTCGGGCGCCCAAAGCGGTCCGCCGTAGTCCAAATGCGACGGAAACGGATCGGGCGGTTTTTCTTCCAGTCCCGGCGAGGATGCCAGCCAGCGGTCAATATCCTCCGGGTCCGCGATGAACCGCAGAAACACCGGGTGTGTAAACATGCTGCCGACAACGGTTCCGTCCAAAGCGCGGGCCGAGGGTGGTAGCGACGCGAGGCCACCGAAGTCTTGCGCCATCACGATTGCCGCATCGAGGTTGGTCCAGAGATCGGCGTTGCCGATCCCGCCCGCGACCATGGCGGATAAAAACACGGCCAGTGCGCCGGCGATGAAGATTGCCAAGGTCGCCAACGTCGGGATCCAGCGTCTTTTGATGCGGGCGTTGAGATTTGCTACGGCGACCGAGGCCAGACAGAAAATAACCACGGCGAAGAATCCGAGGAGTATTAGGAGGGTCAAGAGTGTCGGATGATTCCAGGCTAAGACGAGGCCCAGCACGAGCAATCCGGCGGCGATCGAGATAATCCACACCGGTCGTTCCGTAAGGCTTTGGCGAAACGAGGCCCAGAGAGACGTGGTTGTTTCGTCGGGGCGCGCGGTGAAAAACATCGCCACAGCGGCTAACGCGAACGCGCCGATCCAAACCCACGGAAATTGGTTAAGCGCGCCCGGCACCGTTTCCCAGCTACCCATTTGAGCGTAGGCCGCGAGGAAGAAAACGAACCCAGCGCCAAGCGAGGCCAAGGCGCAGCGTAGCGAACTCAGGCTTTTCTTATTCCGTTCGGCTATCACCGCGACAAGGGCTACGATGATTGGCGCGTACAATACGCAAAACGGCAAGGCGCAGACAACCTGCAATTTCACGTGCCAGCTAAGCCGCGGGGTTACAATGCCGTCGCCGAGCAACGGACGAAGAAGGAAAAGCGCAAGCATGTGCGCGGCGAAAATCGCCACACCCACCAGCGGTCCACCGACAAATACCAAGCGCATGGCGCGGCTGCTTGGGGGACTCACGGTATTCGCGGAGGCGCCGTGTTCTTCGTGATCGGTCATAACGACTTAGACACTCTGTTTCTATCGTTGTTGCGTTTTTCGACGAATTTTAGTTTAGCACGCCGGGGCCGGAGCGGCGCTCGCGCGAGCGGCGGCTAATTACGGCTGGTGTAGAGTTTCCAGAGGCGCGTGGCTTCGGCCGTAAAGGCGTCGAAATCGCCCGAAACGACCTTCGCGCGCGGGATCACGTACGCTTGAAACGAGCCCACGAAAAGAAAGGCATGCGTCGAAGTAACGTCGAATCGATGGACCAAACTCCATTTGGTTTTTCCGCTCGAATGGGGGCTTTCGATCGTAAAGTAGTCGCCGGCCAAGGTGAGAGTTACCGGTTGGCCGAACATCGGGTTTTCCGCTTTGCGAAACAAAAAGCGATTCAGAAGGGGGGACAAAAACCGTGTTAGTAGCCAAAGCAACACGGCCCAGATCGCAATCCCGAACACGCCCACGACCATATAGGCCCAAAATGGTGCCTGGGATTCTTCGCCGGGCCAGGCGGCCGAAAACACGACCGCGGCGCCAATCAGCAGCACAGCGCGACGCGCCCAACGATATCGAGACGACGAGACGGCGATTCGTCTGGACAGCGCGGACACATCGCTCACATCGAACGAGTACGTAATATTCATGGGCGCTCCTTTATTTCGAGGGGGTACGCCGTCGGTCAGTCCGTTCGCTCACATGTCATACTCGAAATTCGGCGAGTTTGCAGCTACAATCATTAGGTTGGGAGTTGAGATGAAAACCTATTCAACGCTACAGGTCTTGGTCGCACTCTGCCTTTTTTTGGCTTTTGTCGCTTGCGGTTCGGGCGGCGATGACGACGGCAATTCCTCCGTCGGTGCCGATGATGACGACGATGATAACAACGATGATGACAACGACGATGACGACAATAATGACAATAACGACGATAATGACGACAACGACAATGACGACAACGACAATGACGACGACGACACGGCGCCCGTGCCTTCTTATCCCATCTTGAACGTCGACGCAGCCGACGGCACCGAATTCAAACTAGTCAACCGTTGGGTCCCGGGATCCACCGGTGATCTCTGGGCCAACGCCTGGGGTCCTGACGATCGGCTTTACACCGCCAACGGCGACGGCTTCGGATTCGGCCGCGTATTCGGCGAAGTGGTTCTCAACGTGGTCGAAGGTGAGCCGCCGAACTTGGAGGGACAGGCTATTCCGGGAGCGTACGGTGCCTACGTTGCCGCCAAATGGGGGCCGGAGCATTGGAAGTACTCCCGCAAGCCAACCGGTTTGGTGTGTGTCGACGGCAACCTCTACATGTTCTACCAAAACCTGGCTAATTTCCTGACCGAAGAACCTTTTGGCGACGCGCCACACGGTTCGATTTCCGTCACGCCGGATTTGGGCGAAACGTGGTACGTGGATCGCTCGCAGCCGATGTTCACCGACCACGTGTTCACGACCGGTTTTTTTCTCGATTACGGCAAGTGCCAGCAGCACGCGGTGGACGAGTACACGTATGTATACGGTTTGGATTACAACTGGCGTTTCGCGGAGGATTTCGACCAAACCAAACTCTTTTTGGCCCGCGTGCCCAGCGACAGCATTCTTAACCGCGAAGATTGGGAGTTTGTCGCGGGTTTCGATGGCGACGCGCCGATTTGGTCGGCCGACATCGAAGACAAAGTGCCGGTGATCGAAGACGACACGCTGTACACGCACGACTACAGCGGCATCGGCCAGGGATCCGTGATCTTTCTGCCGGAACTGAACCGCTACCTTTACAGCACCCGCGCCGTGTACGAGTGGATCTTCTACGAAGCGCCGCAACCGTGGGGGCCGTGGACGAAAATCACCGTGCAATCCTGGACCGGCGGCTGGACCGAAACCTTCCACCCCGGTTATCCGGCGATCTTTGCCTCACGGTATCTGGACGGCGACAGTCGCGGTGGCTGGCTGATCAGTTCACTATCTGATAGTTGGTTCGACGGCACTTACTACAGTATGTGCTGGCGTCGGTTCGACCTCGAGGTCAGCGAAACTCCGGAATACTGAACAACCTAGTTCTCGAACGCGGGCAGGGGCGGAGGCGGTGCGCCCTCGGGCACGCAAACCAGAAGTTCCTCCCGGATTTCGCACGTGCCGGTTAACGTGCCTTCCGGCGCCTCGAATTCGCAATCGTCACCTTCGTCCTTGTCGTTGCAGGCGTCGATGGCTTCTTGCGGCGGCTCACCCGGCGGCGTCGAGTCATCGTCGTTGTCGTCGTTATCGTCGTTGTTATCGTCATCATCGTCGTCACCAACACCGGCGTTCGGGTCGTCACATACGCAACGGACGTAGTTGAAGATGCGTATCGCGTCGCCCTGGGGACCGTGGCCCTCCGGGTAGTCGGCCGGATCGCCTTCTTTCGGATCGCTGCGTTGGGCGCCCGCGCCGTGTACGTCAATCCAATTGCCATCCATGTATCCGAGGGCTCTGCCGAACGCGACGTAGACGGCGTTGGCACCGTCGTGATCCGTCGTGAAATTCGCGTGCGTCGTGCTGGTCCAGAAGAACGGAAAGTCGGTTTGCCCGGCCTCGTTGGTGATGCTTGAGACATTGAAAACCGGGTCGGTCGCCGCGGATGAGGTAGTATCCGGCGAGCGATCGTAATCGACGATGCTCTGCAGTTCCTTGGCATTGGGCAAACGCCAATCATCGCGATCGCCAAGTTCGAGATCCTCGCAGTAGGCGAGGGCGTCTTCCCACACCATGCCCTGTTGGCTGTCGTCTTGCTGCCATATGAGGCCGGTCGCGTCGTCGGCCACGGTGTCG
This genomic stretch from Candidatus Lernaella stagnicola harbors:
- a CDS encoding DUF4185 domain-containing protein; the encoded protein is MRFGALFPIILGLVFLCLAVACSGDDDDDDDDTGLPGDDDDDDNDDNDDDNDDNDDDDNNNDNDDNDDDDFSPPPSVPILNVLAEDAVTYMGPPVVFNSSCGDLWPTAWADDGNLYAANGDGFGFGWVWADMKVSRLWGEPPDMEGEQIEQAWGQHLGRLWPPQGWKVSHKPTGITCVDGRLYLFYQNLKNFLSDNEFGDAPAASISWSDDYGRTWDWDDTAPMFHDHVFTTGMFLDYGRCNQYAMDEYVYVYGLDYNWRYSEGYRSTKMYLARVLADRIPERDQWEFFTGLDGGQPTWSYDIEQKAPVLQDETEYAGLTGVSQGSIVYIPALNRYLYSTWSDSAWIFHEAEFPWGPWTRCGIKPWHEQPGSEDWMGGYATVIPSRYLDADGRGGWLVSSLLDLYENRYYRYGMRRFEIEIE
- a CDS encoding YcxB family protein → MNITYSFDVSDVSALSRRIAVSSSRYRWARRAVLLIGAAVVFSAAWPGEESQAPFWAYMVVGVFGIAIWAVLLWLLTRFLSPLLNRFLFRKAENPMFGQPVTLTLAGDYFTIESPHSSGKTKWSLVHRFDVTSTHAFLFVGSFQAYVIPRAKVVSGDFDAFTAEATRLWKLYTSRN
- a CDS encoding glutathione peroxidase — encoded protein: MIFGKARVLRYIVLFAVAFGFLLIRTYWQQPIALAEGDAEMTKTVYDFHAQTLDGNDASLAEYKGKVLLIVNTASKCGFTPQYEGLEKLYETYKDRGFAVLGFPCNQFRNQEPGSAAEIKKFCKLNYGVTFPMFGKIDVNGKNTHPLYVFLKNAQPGLLGSEGIKWNFTKFLVDRNGNPVQRFSPRTEPSELTDDIEKLLNQPAS